DNA sequence from the Streptomyces cinnabarinus genome:
TCTTCCCCGCGGAACGTGACACCTCGGGCACCACACCCCGGCGCCGGAACTCCTTGGTCGCCTCCCGTGCACACAGGAACTGGCCGGTGAGATTGACGTCCAGGACCTTCCGCCACTGCGCGAGCGTCATCTCCGTGAGCGGGGAGTCGCGCTGCAGGCCCGCGTTGGCCACGAGGACGTCGATGGTGCCGAACTCCTTGACCATCCGGTCCATCATGGCGACGACCTGGTCCTCCTGGGACACGTCGGCTTCGTACGCCGCCGATCGCACCCCGTACGAGGCGATCTCCTCAACCACCTCCTCGGCGGCCTCACGACCCGCCACGTAGTTCACGACCACGTCGGCACCGGCCCGGCCCAAACCGATGGCGGTAGCCTTGCCGATGCCCGAATTGGCGCCGGTGACCAAGGCCTTCTGGCCGTGCAGCAAGCGCGCCGGGATCACGCCCTGGGGCGCTCCCACGGTGGAATCCATGCCGTACTGCCTCCCTGCTGTCCGGTTGCGTTCAAGCCCTGCGTCACCTCGACCGGGCAAGGTCACGCAATCACCCGGGAGGGAGGTCGGCATCTCTTCGGAATCTGTTCGGGCTGTTGCGCCAGCATCTTTCGTCCGGACGGACCAACGCCCGGTTGCCGGCGTCAGCCCAGCCGGGCCAGGAGGTGGTCGCCGACCCGCAGGGCGTTGGCGATGGCCGTCAAGGACGGGTTGACCGCGCCGATGCTCGGGAAAAAGCTCGTGTCGACGACGTACAGGTTGTCCAGGTCATGTGCCTTGCAGTGCACATCCAGCGCGGAATCGGCCGGATCGGTGCCGAAACGCACGGTGCCCGCCTGGTGCGCCGTCGCTCCGATCGGCATGCCCTTGTGCAGATAGATGCTGCGGGACAGCAGCCGGTGCTCGTGCATGCCCAAGTGGCCCAGCATGCCCTGCAGTTTGTGCCGCAGACGCTTCAGGCCCTCGATGTTGTTCCGCTCGTCGAGAGCGAGCCGGATGCGAGCGTCACCGTCGAGGGTGACCCGGTTGTCCGCCAGCGGCAGGTCCTCTCCGCACAGCCAGAAGTCGACGGCGTGATGGGCCAGTACCTCGAACGGCATGTCGGGTGCCACCGCACCGGCCCACCGGGGAGCCTCGCCGTGGATCTGCTCGGCGTCCGACTTGCCCAGCATCTGGATGCCGCCCAGGGGAAAGTCCCAGTCGTCCGCGCCGAGATACCAGTCGTGCAGGGCCAGGGTCTTTTGGAACTTGGTGTCATTGGGTTCCTTCGACACCGCCATCAGGGCCAGGTTGTTGTGCCGCATGTAGAACCGGCCGACCACGTCGGAGCTGTTGGCGAGGCCCCGGGGATGATGCTCGTTCGCCGAGGCCAGCAGCAGCGCAGCGGAATTGACCGCCCCGCAGGAGACGACCACGACATCCGCGGTGAACCGGACCTGCGAGCCGTCGGGAAGCCGGCCGACGACCGCGCTGACCCTGCGACCGCGCTCATCGGTCTCCAGCCGCACCACCTGCGTGTGCGTGACCATCTCGACATTGGGGTGCTCCAGAGCGGGCTCGACACAGATCACCTCGGCGTCGGACTTGCCGCGCACCAGACACGGGAAGCCGTCGACCCGGTCGCACCGGATGCAGACACTGGAGTGAGTGGGCCGCCCCCCGTCCTCCTGGCTCAGGTTGACCCCGATCGGCAGGTGGAACGGGTGCAGGCCGCGCTTTTCCAGGTCGTCGCTCAACTGCTGGATGCGCGGCTCGTGTGCCACGGGCGGATGGGCGTACTGCGCGCTCACCGGGCCCTCGCCGGGATCCTCACCGTGCCGTCCGTGGACGAGATACAGATGCTCGGCCTGCGTGTAGTACGGCTCCAGATCCTGGTACCGGATCGGCCAGGCGGGAGAGACACCGCCGTGATGACGCAGCTCGCCGAAGTCCTGGGGCCGCAGCCGGAACAGGGCCGCACCGTAGAACTTGGTGTTTCCGCCGACGTAGTAGTTGACCTCGGGCGGGAACTCGTCGCCGTGCTTGTCGAGCCAGAACTCCGGCGCCCGGTACTTGCCCTTGACGAACACGGCCGTCGAGTCCCAGTTGTCGCGTTCACGTGGCAGATGGCCGCCGCGCTCGACCAGAAGGATGCGCTTGCCCGACGGGGCGAGGCGATGGGCGAGGGTGCCTCCACCGGCTCCGGTGCCGATGATGACGACGTCGTAGTGCGTGCCGTCGCCCACGGCGACCACCATCCTTGGATCATGGCCCCGACCTGGTGTCAGGCACCTGATGCCCCCCTGGGCGAGGGCTCAGCGGTCCCGCCGTCCCGAAGGTATCGCCCCGGCGCGCGGCCAGCGACCGGAGCGCCTTGCGCGGTGCCGGTCCCGGTCACAGGACCGCGATCGGGTTCACGGGCGATCCCGTGGCTCCGGCCAGCCGCAGCGGAGCGACCACACACAGGAAGCTCCACCGGCGGGCCCGCACACAGGCGGGGACGAGATCCTCGAACCGCAGGTAGTCCATCAGGTGGATGCCCATGGCGTGGATGGCCAGGACATGTACGGGGAAGGCGACGTCCGGCACCGAACTGGGCGCGGTGTCGTTGTTGCCGTCACTCCCCAGGGCCGTGACCTTCCGCTCGGCCAGAAACTCCGCCACCGTCGGATGCAGACCCACCCGAGCCTCCGCGCTGTTCCACGGCCCGAGTTCCGTGCGCCGCAGACGATGGCCCACCCTGACGAACAGCAGGTCGCCCGCACCGACGCGGACCCCCTGAGCGGCCTCGGCAGCCCTCAGATCGTCCAGGGTCACGTGGTCGCCCGGATCCAGCCAGGGCACGCCGCGCAGCCGCGGGATGTCCAGCAGCACGCCCCGGCCGACGAGACCGTTGCCGACCAGGTCGACGGAGAGCCTCGAAGCACCCTCGGCCGTCACCGCGCTCGCGGGCACCCCACCGTAGAGCTGACCGTTGAACACGACGTGGCACAGGGCGTCGAGATGACTGTCCGCGTCGCCGTGCACGTTCATGGCGAAACGGTCCGTGGCGAAGTGCAGCCCCTTCGAGGTGATTTCGCCCGGGCTCGGGCCGGTCATCCGGTGCACCGCCGGTTCGGGGTCGTCGGGGCCCCGCACGGTATCGATCGCGGCCGCCAGCGACACGGTACGTCCTGTGCGGACTTCCCCAGCGGCCGCTGTGACCCGCTCAGGAGTCAGATGACGCAGCGCACCCGTTCTGCCGTCCACCGTCGGCTGCGCCGCCTGCTCGCGCAGGCGTTCGTACAGCGCCCGGAATTCGTGCGCGCTCATGCGGCTCGCTGTCGGCTCCACGGACGGTGTCACGCAGTCCCCCTGGGGCTCGGTCCCACGGCAGCGCCCGTGTCGCGGTGTCGAGTGTTACGCGAGTCGGTCCTGGAACTCAGTCCCGCAGAGGACCGGGAGCCACGCACAGCGCCCAGATGACGAGCGCGTCCAGGGCGATGAACAACAGCGCCCACCACGGCTGGTGGGGGAGCCACATGAAGTTGGCGATCATGCTGAGACCGGCCAGCAGAACGCCGACGATCCTGGCCCATACGGCGCCTTTGAACAGGGCGAACCCGGCGAGCATGATGAAGATGCCCAGAATGAGATGGATCCAGCCCCAGCCGGTGAGGCTGAACTCGAAGACATAATTGCGGGTGGCCAGGAACACGTCGTCCTTGGCTATGGCCGCGATGCCTTCCAGCAGCGTCATGATGCCGCTGAAAATCATGATGACAGCGGCGAACACCAGCAGACCGCTGCCGTGCGTGTGCCCTCGCCGACCAGGGGCTTGCGTGTGGGCTGTCATGTCAGGTGCCTCCTCATCCGCCCCGGAGCGGTTTCCCTCCGATGGACCGGATACCTCCAATCTGACCCCGGCGCTCCCTCGACGCATGTCGGCGAGACGGGACGGCCGGCGCCGCCGCCTGCCCGGCACGGCGGGAAAGCCCTTCTCACAGGTCAGCGGCGTGTGGTCGCGCTGGAGGCTCCGGAGGCGTGCCCTGCGACAAGAGTGCTGACCCAGCCGGCACGGCTGATGCGGCACGCGGAGCAGGTGCCCCCAGGTCGTGCCGCGCCGGGATCGGAAGAGGCGAAGGCGTGCGCTCGCCCGGGGCTCGGAGTCAGGCGGGGTGACCGCATCGGGCAAGGGTGGGCCGCGCAGGACGGCGAGTGTCCGCTACCCTGCCTACCGGCCAGTAACGAAGACGGTCCGTCAGCTCCCCGACCGACGCTGTGAGGTACTCGTGGACTCCTCCCGTACGCCCGACCGCGCCGCCGACCGGTCCGCACTCCAGCTCGCCGGGCTGCTGGCCGTGGCGGGCGCCGCGCACTTCGCCGTGCCGAAGCCCTTCGACGCGATCGTGCCGCGCGTGCTGCCCGGCCGCCCGCGGACCTGGACCCACCTGAGCGGCGCGGC
Encoded proteins:
- a CDS encoding GMC oxidoreductase codes for the protein MVVAVGDGTHYDVVIIGTGAGGGTLAHRLAPSGKRILLVERGGHLPRERDNWDSTAVFVKGKYRAPEFWLDKHGDEFPPEVNYYVGGNTKFYGAALFRLRPQDFGELRHHGGVSPAWPIRYQDLEPYYTQAEHLYLVHGRHGEDPGEGPVSAQYAHPPVAHEPRIQQLSDDLEKRGLHPFHLPIGVNLSQEDGGRPTHSSVCIRCDRVDGFPCLVRGKSDAEVICVEPALEHPNVEMVTHTQVVRLETDERGRRVSAVVGRLPDGSQVRFTADVVVVSCGAVNSAALLLASANEHHPRGLANSSDVVGRFYMRHNNLALMAVSKEPNDTKFQKTLALHDWYLGADDWDFPLGGIQMLGKSDAEQIHGEAPRWAGAVAPDMPFEVLAHHAVDFWLCGEDLPLADNRVTLDGDARIRLALDERNNIEGLKRLRHKLQGMLGHLGMHEHRLLSRSIYLHKGMPIGATAHQAGTVRFGTDPADSALDVHCKAHDLDNLYVVDTSFFPSIGAVNPSLTAIANALRVGDHLLARLG
- a CDS encoding DUF7144 family membrane protein — encoded protein: MTAHTQAPGRRGHTHGSGLLVFAAVIMIFSGIMTLLEGIAAIAKDDVFLATRNYVFEFSLTGWGWIHLILGIFIMLAGFALFKGAVWARIVGVLLAGLSMIANFMWLPHQPWWALLFIALDALVIWALCVAPGPLRD
- a CDS encoding SDR family oxidoreductase, whose product is MDSTVGAPQGVIPARLLHGQKALVTGANSGIGKATAIGLGRAGADVVVNYVAGREAAEEVVEEIASYGVRSAAYEADVSQEDQVVAMMDRMVKEFGTIDVLVANAGLQRDSPLTEMTLAQWRKVLDVNLTGQFLCAREATKEFRRRGVVPEVSRSAGKIICMSSVHQIIPWSGHVNYASSKGGVQMMMQTLAQELAPEKIRVNAVAPGAIKTPINRAAWETPEAQKDLLRLIPYDRIGDPEDIAHAVVALASDLMDYVVGTTLYVDGGMTLFPGFATGG
- a CDS encoding cyclase family protein produces the protein MSAHEFRALYERLREQAAQPTVDGRTGALRHLTPERVTAAAGEVRTGRTVSLAAAIDTVRGPDDPEPAVHRMTGPSPGEITSKGLHFATDRFAMNVHGDADSHLDALCHVVFNGQLYGGVPASAVTAEGASRLSVDLVGNGLVGRGVLLDIPRLRGVPWLDPGDHVTLDDLRAAEAAQGVRVGAGDLLFVRVGHRLRRTELGPWNSAEARVGLHPTVAEFLAERKVTALGSDGNNDTAPSSVPDVAFPVHVLAIHAMGIHLMDYLRFEDLVPACVRARRWSFLCVVAPLRLAGATGSPVNPIAVL